One segment of Lachancea thermotolerans CBS 6340 chromosome E complete sequence DNA contains the following:
- the SAS2 gene encoding histone acetyltransferase (similar to uniprot|P40963 Saccharomyces cerevisiae YMR127C SAS2 Histone acetyltransferase (HAT) catalytic subunit of the SAS complex (Sas2p-Sas4p-Sas5p) which acetylates free histones and nucleosomes and regulates transcriptional silencing member of the MYSTacetyltransferase family), whose protein sequence is MGNKTVAAEDENLYGILKEPNIGKVQLGLEKMFPTRYGNAAYFAAGTQSLGIRDSVDTPRRTTTSGVGATDFWLDTLYVCEFCFKYTDEEVALRRHVSCCRYRTKPPGRIQYMSPEYTIRKVRGSKHPLFCQCLCLFTKLFLDNKSMYFKTDHYDFFIIYQSSTKEPMGFFSKDLISYQKNNLACVLTLPPYQRKGIGSLLVDFSYKLSIRDGLISGPERPLSPFGLVSYLKYWSSQICWQLLEGDLSGSGRTSLDAISRATGIRIGDILLTLRSLNCLTKDYDVSLSVLRAWAKDNYSYRNSLVRDEYLVLDN, encoded by the coding sequence ATGGGGAATAAGACGGTTGCcgcagaagatgagaaTTTATACGGAATTCTGAAGGAGCCCAATATAGGGAAAGTTCAATTAGGCCTTGAGAAGATGTTTCCGACACGTTATGGTAATGCAGCTTACTTTGCTGCAGGTACGCAAAGTCTGGGCATCCGGGATTCGGTGGACACACCCAGGCGCACTACGACATCAGGAGTTGGAGCCACAGACTTCTGGCTGGACACTCTATATGTCTGCGAATTCTGCTTCAAGTACACTGATGAAGAGGTTGCGCTACGGAGACATGTGTCGTGTTGCAGGTACAGGACGAAGCCTCCCGGGCGCATTCAGTATATGAGCCCAGAATATACGATCCGCAAGGTCAGAGGGTCAAAGCATCCTCTTTTCTGCCAGTGCCTTTGTCTCTTCACTAAGCTATTCCTCGACAACAAGTCCATGTACTTCAAAACTGACCACTatgacttcttcatcatctacCAAAGTTCGACTAAAGAGCCCATGGGGTTTTTCTCTAAAGATTTGATCTCCtaccaaaaaaacaacttgGCTTGTGTTCTGACGCTTCCTCCTTATCAGCGGAAAGGTATTGGAAGCCTGCTAGTTGATTTTTCTTACAAGCTCTCGATTCGTGATGGGCTGATATCAGGTCCGGAGAGACCCTTGTCACCTTTTGGACTGGTTAGCTATTTAAAGTACTGGTCTTCGCAGATATGCTGGCAACTGCTTGAGGGTGATTTGAGTGGCTCAGGTCGAACCAGCTTAGATGCCATTTCGCGCGCAACAGGGATAAGAATAGGTGATATCTTACTGACATTGAGGAGCCTAAACTGCTTGACAAAGGACTACGACGTATCCCTTTCTGTACTTAGAGCTTGGGCGAAGGACAACTACTCCTATAGAAACTCACTTGTGCGTGATGAATATCTGGTACTGGACAACTGA
- the ECM16 gene encoding ATP-dependent RNA helicase ECM16 (similar to uniprot|Q04217 Saccharomyces cerevisiae YMR128W ECM16 Essential DEAH-box ATP-dependent RNA helicase specific to the U3 snoRNP predominantly nucleolar in distribution required for 18S rRNA synthesis): MGTYRKRFNEKARAGQMAKLKELKRVRNKQFLRHLDDGAGETEKAAPQKKDSNAEVIEPMDDEEKELKKRKLEELFKPQESKISRIKKKRLDKFIEHQLKREEKKVIIEKLQDYKIDTSILTSSKNLGHGRQTKKEEFEEALKLERLGRSNDRVKNILYEEHQTKNWEEDHAENSDMGSNNEEEGTFRDTEGLEKSSSFVDNRPAKYGGSGFGLGFQNVKVVNKAKPASKKRYNWRQRLEIEDARKHSKEEELDFESSSSDEAEYSEAEFSDESESDNKSGSDLEASVSEDEEPGEASNLSESESGNSSELEEPTSKAASDFKDWAANEIKRIEGRDGPLETPQPSFKYQKIIRSEDLDDGLQDDSAPINENSTRKAFFVNVTRPDDIQKARMQLPVFGEEHKIMEAIHHNDVVVICGETGSGKTTQVPQFLYESGYGNPDSVESPGIVGVTQPRRVAAVSMSKRVSQELGDHQQSVSYQIRFDSTVSDKTKIKFMTDGVLLREMMNDFMLTKYSAIVIDEAHERNINTDILIGLLSRCVNLRAKRNQENPQLVKKLKLIIMSATLRVSDFSENQTLFPSPPPVLKVEARQYPVSVHFNKRTAFNYTEEAFRKTCKIHQRLPPGAILVFMTGQQEITHMVKRLRKEFPFPKATRGYKEMDMKDTTMKVNPKNADVEAEEIDFSINLNDEHTDEGADDYEEQSSDEEGFEETLEEGQTKSDPLYVLPLYSLLSTKEQMKVFQDPPEGSRLCVVATNVAETSLTIPNVRYVVDCGRSKERVFNESNGVQSFEVGWVSKASADQRSGRAGRTGPGHCYRLYSSAVYENDFEQFSKPEILRMPVESVVLQMKSMAIHNILNFPFPTPPDRGFLSKAMKLLQYLGALDQSENVTEEGRKMSLFPLSPRFSKMLLVGDEQNCLPYVVSIVSALSVGDPFLSENEVCINTGDSEDGEGPRDNEDQAQSLNQQLASRYHKSQAKFSRLDKYSDVFKLLSAVSSLDFIKKEERIRFMESNFLRPKIMEEIKKLRQQILYIVKSNTSRENIAVNVSEEDLKCGIPSETQKKLLKQMVCAGFVDQVAIRADFLAPEECKITNRTALSNIPYIAVLAPKVPGDISHNFVYIHPSSILNGIGEEPPKFLVYHSLHLNQRTEKSKTRIKPLCDIKSTPLANIARKGSLISFSKPLSGQGLRAIDLSPTERYCYVTPRFGATVDSDLKVGWDLNPIAVHQKKQAGRWVVDRFITSKNYNAASVKKTQV; the protein is encoded by the coding sequence ATGGGGACTTATAGGAAGCGCTTCAATGAAAAAGCGCGAGCGGGCCAGATGGCCAAAttaaaagagctcaaaagGGTGAGAAACAAGCAATTTCTCAGACACTTGGATGATGGGGCAGGTGAAACAGAGAAGGCAGCGCCTCAGAAAAAAGATAGCAATGCTGAGGTCATAGAGCCTatggatgatgaagaaaaagagctgaagaaacgGAAACTCGAGGAGCTGTTTAAACCACAGGAAAGCAAGATTTCTCGGATAAAAAAGAAGCGACTCGATAAGTTCATCGAACATCagctcaaaagagaagagaagaaggtgATCATCGAAAAGCTCCAAGACTATAAAATTGACACCTCGATTCTGACCAGTTCTAAAAATCTGGGCCATGGGCGacaaacaaaaaaggaGGAGTTCGAGGAGGCcctcaaacttgaaaggCTCGGTAGAAGCAATGACCGTGTGAAGAATATTTTGtatgaagaacatcaaacTAAGAACTGGGAGGAAGATCATGCGGAAAATAGCGATATGGGCAGtaacaatgaagaagagggaaCATTTCGAGATACTgaagggcttgaaaaatccTCTTCCTTTGTGGATAACAGACCGGCCAAATATGGTGGGTCGGGATTTGGGCTAGggtttcaaaatgtcaAGGTCGTCAACAAGGCCAAGCCTGCCTCTAAGAAAAGATACAACTGGAGACAGAGACTCGAAATAGAGGATGCACGCAAGCattccaaagaagaagagcttgacTTCGAGTCGAGCTCGAGTGACGAAGCAGAGTATTCCGAAGCTGAGTTCAGTGATGAGTCAGAATCGGACAATAAAAGCGGCTCTGACTTAGAAGCGTCGGTCtctgaggacgaagagCCCGGTGAAGCTTCAAACTTGTCTGAATCAGAGAGCGGTAATTCATCTGAATTAGAAGAACCAACAAGTAAAGCTGCGAgtgatttcaaagattgGGCTGCTAATGAAATAAAAAGAATAGAAGGACGCGATGGTCCTTTAGAGACCCCTCAGCCTTCTTTCAAATACCAAAAGATTATACGTTCTGAGGACCTAGACGACGGTTTACAAGACGATAGCGCACCAATCAATGAGAACTCTACTAGAAAAGCATTTTTCGTTAACGTCACTAGACCAGACGATATCCAGAAAGCCAGGATGCAATTACCAGTTTTCGGGGAAGAGCACAAAATTATGGAAGCTATTCACCACAACGACGTCGTGGTTATTTGCGGTGAGACGGgttcaggaaaaacaacTCAAGTTCCACAGTTCTTGTATGAATCAGGTTACGGTAACCCCGATTCAGTCGAAAGCCCAGGAATAGTAGGCGTTACACAACCTCGTAGAGTGGCAGCTGTGTCTATGTCAAAGCGTGTTTCCCAGGAGCTAGGTGATCACCAGCAAAGCGTTTCTTACCAGATACGGTTTGACTCTACCGTTTCTGACAAgacaaaaataaagtttaTGACAGATGGTGTCTTACTAAGAGAAATGATGAACGATTTCATGCTTACAAAGTATTCCGCCATTGTGATTGATGAAGCGCACGAAAGAAATATCAACACCGATATTCTGATTGGCCTACTGAGTAGGTGTGTAAATCTGCGCGCCAAACGCAATCAGGAAAACCCCCAGTTAGTCAAGAAACTTAAGCTCATTATCATGTCAGCTACGCTACGGGTCTCAGATTTCAGTGAAAACCAGACGCTCTTTCCCTCTCCGCCAccagttttgaaagttgaagCACGCCAATATCCTGTTTCTGTTCATTTTAACAAGCGCACTGCATTCAACTACACGGAGGAAGCTTTTAGAAAGACGTGCAAAATTCACCAAAGGCTTCCGCCAGGCGCGATATTAGTATTCATGACAGGTCAGCAAGAAATAACACATATGGTAAAGAGGCTTCGCAAAGAGTTTCCATTCCCTAAAGCCACCCGTGGTTATAAAGAAATGGACATGAAAGATACAACAATGAAAGTTAATCCAAAGAATGCAGACGTGGAAGCGGAGGAGATTGATTTTAGCATCAATCTAAATGATGAACATACAGATGAGGGGGCTGATGACTATGAAGAGCAAAGctctgatgaagaagggTTCGAAGAGACGCTGGAGGAAGGTCAAACGAAGAGTGACCCGCTCTATGTGCTTCCCTTGTATTCGTTGCTTTCCACAAAAGAACAAATGAAGGTATTTCAAGACCCACCTGAAGGATCACGGTTATGCGTCGTTGCTACTAACGTTGCGGAAACATCTTTGACCATTCCCAATGTTCGTTACGTCGTTGATTGCGGCAGGTCTAAAGAACGTGTCTTCAATGAGTCCAATGGTGtccaaagttttgaagttgggTGGGTCAGTAAAGCTTCAGCAGATCAGAGAAGTGGAAGAGCTGGTCGTACCGGTCCAGGTCATTGTTATAGGTTGTATTCTTCAGCTGTCTACGAAAATGACTTTGAGCAGTTTTCGAAACCAGAGATCTTGAGAATGCCCGTGGAGAGTGTTGTGCTGCAAATGAAAAGCATGGCGATTCACaacattttgaactttccaTTCCCTACCCCTCCAGACCGCGGATTTTTGTCGAAAGCTATGAAGCTGCTACAATATCTAGGTGCTCTTGACCAGAGCGAAAATGTCACAGAAGAAGGAAGGAAAATGAGTCTTTTCCCCTTAAGTCCcagattttcaaagatgttaTTGGTTGGAGATGAACAAAACTGTCTGCCCTATGTCGTATCTATAGTGAGCGCACTTTCCGTGGGAGACCCTtttctttcagaaaacGAAGTTTGCATAAACACGGGTGATAGTGAAGATGGCGAAGGTCCTAGAGATAATGAAGATCAAGCTCAATCGCTAAATCAACAGCTAGCTTCCCGCTACCATAAAAGCCAAGCGAAGTTCAGTAGGCTGGACAAATATAGcgatgttttcaaacttctAAGCGCTGTTAGCTCCTTGGACTTCATTAAAAAGGAAGAGAGGATTCGATTCATGGAAtccaactttttgagaCCGAAGATTATGgaggaaatcaaaaagttaAGACAGCAAATCCTTTATATTGTTAAATCAAATACCTCGCGCGAGAACATTGCTGTGAATGtttcagaagaagatctcaAATGCGGTATTCCATCTGAGactcaaaaaaagctaCTTAAGCAAATGGTTTGTGCCGGCTTTGTTGACCAAGTGGCAATCAGGGCCGACTTTCTTGCTCCTGAGGAATGTAAGATTACGAATAGGACCGCCCTGTCCAACATTCCGTATATTGCCGTTTTGGCTCCAAAGGTGCCAGGCGATATTTCTCACAACTTCGTTTACATTCATCCTAGCTCGATCTTAAATGGTATCGGCGAAGAGCCGCCCAAGTTTCTGGTGTATCATTCTCTGCATCTCAACCAGCGGACTGAAAAATCAAAGACTCGCATCAAACCTTTGTGTGACATCAAAAGTACGCCTTTAGCTAACATTGCTCGCAAGGGCTCACTGATAAGTTTCAGTAAACCTCTGAGTGGTCAGGGGTTGAGGGCTATCGACCTTTCCCCTACAGAACGCTATTGTTATGTCACTCCTAGGTTTGGGGCTACAGTCGATAGCGATCTAAAAGTGGGTTGGGATTTGAATCCCATTGCCGTGcatcaaaagaagcaggcTGGCCGGTGGGTAGTTGATCGGTTTATTACGTCTAAGAACTATAACGCCGCGAGTGTCAAGAAGACTCAAGTCTAA
- the RSC58 gene encoding Rsc58p (similar to uniprot|Q07979 Saccharomyces cerevisiae YLR033W RSC58 Remodels the structure of chromatin complex 58KDa subunit; Chromatin Remodeling Complex subunit), with product MDHTVVFNNLQSVLQAASSKCKVIDEKFPSKFFEKDPARIFESYKKFLKPKLDGEGNVKNKDNLPVTTIAEKFSKNEYVKRPGAFYRLHHDIKLVCTLLIHFYPQGTRTYQMVDKFYKFATELLLRECYRYGISMVEESEEQYSDEKTLFNKQVSRDFIKISVGYSVPYAESYYISSGGLDLFSSTISKSQLDHRVTEPPNSSFVSNKIVPQAGNEIAPKLGFVAANVSNIPDPTLPPSEMMTKFLHPNWYALPTTVWLEYGDFKSWAPSFNESGTVLDAARRGTIWLEKTGYTSLWKLKNKHKDTLTREDSEEASNKETNNESTESVSAGTEALKHNDIAQPIGVSKESSPQKNVESEQNVGNTSNGASSIEIDEHQADDKETGENNPVSSPISSGSLKIKLENLYEWSPGNNISDEEIQVITEGNAHKLVTQTLLELKEMKRKRVKSKKVSKPAAKEMELYYRAQRLLREVMLAKKVESVPQITAKSFPVLQANYMGSVPVVRTIQTRKKKYKK from the exons ATGGACCACACCGTTGTATTTAACAATTTACAGTCGGTTTTACAAGC CGCGTCTTCAAAGTGCAAAGTTATAGATGAGAAGTTTCCTAGTaagttcttcgaaaaggACCCTGCTAGGATCTTCGAGTCCTAcaaaaagtttttgaagcctaAGCTCGATGGCGAAGGGAAtgtcaagaacaaagacaaCCTTCCTGTCACAACAATAGCCGAAAAGTTCAGCAAAAATGAGTACGTTAAAAGACCAGGTGCATTCTACAGGCTTCATCATGATATCAAATTGGTGTGTACTCTGCTGATACACTTCTACCCCCAAGGCACCAGAACATATCAAATGGTAGACAAGTTCTACAAATTCGCAACCGAGTTACTGCTGAGAGAATGTTATAGGTATGGGATCTCAATGGTTGAAGAATCGGAAGAACAATACAGCGACGAGAAAACTCTGTTCAATAAGCAGGTATCTCGCGACTTCATAAAGATATCTGTTGGTTATTCTGTTCCTTACGCCGAGTCTTATTATATTTCATCGGGCGGGCTAGATTTattctcttcaacaataTCCAAATCGCAGCTGGACCATCGTGTGACAGAACCTCCTAATAGTAGCTTTGTATCGAACAAAATCGTTCCTCAAGCTGGCAACGAGATCGCACCCAAGCTAGGATTTGTAGCCGCAAACGTCAGCAATATCCCTGATCCAACGTTACCGCCTTCTGAGATGATGACCAAATTTTTGCACCCAAACTGGTACGCGCTTCCTACAACAGTATGGCTAGAATATGGCGATTTCAAATCCTGGGCTCcttctttcaatgaaaGCGGTACTGTTTTAGATGCCGCCCGCAGGGGGACTATTTGGCTGGAGAAAACTGGATACACAAGCCTTTGgaagctcaaaaataagCACAAGGACACTCTTACGCGGGAAGATTCTGAGGAGGCTTCAAATAAGGAAACTAATAACGAGAGTACCGAGAGCGTATCGGCTGGCACAGAAGCTCTTAAACATAATGACATTGCACAACCTATTGGGGTGAGTAAAGAATCGTCTCCACAGAAAAACGTTGAGAGTGAACAAAACGTTGGAAATACGTCAAACGGTGCCAGCTCTATAGAAATAGACGAACACCAGGCCGATGATAAAGAGACTGGTGAAAACAATCCAGTATCGTCACCAATCTCTTCTGGTTCGCTCAAAATTAAGCTTGAGAACTTGTATGAATGGTCTCCTGGGAACAACATtagcgatgaagaaattcaagtCATAACAGAGGGCAATGCACATAAACTCGTGACGCAAACTCTTCTAGAGCTAAAAGAGATGAAACGCAAGAGAGTAAAAAGTAAGAAAGTCAGTAAACCTGCGGCTAAAGAAATGGAACTGTACTACAGGGCACAGCGGCTTTTACGGGAAGTGATGTTGGCCAAGAAAGTAGAGAGCGTTCCTCAAATAACAGCTAAATCATTTCCGGTTCTTCAGGCTAATTACATGGGCAGCGTGCCAGTTGTAAGAACTATTCAAAcaaggaagaaaaaatATAAGAAATGA
- the SMF3 gene encoding putative divalent metal ion transporter SMF3 (highly similar to uniprot|Q12078 Saccharomyces cerevisiae YLR034C SMF3 Putative metal transporter Nramp homolog homolog of SMF1 and SMF2) produces MGASNVLQIVRKFASFVGPGVMISVAYMDPGNYSTSVSGGAQFRYKLLFAIFVSNIFAVILQCLCVKLGTVTGLDLAENCRRHLPRKLNLVIYFFAELAIIATDLAEVVGTAVALQILFKIPLLWGVLLTVLDVLAILIFYRPEEHSMKQVRFFEMFVTTLVSATVICFLLELFKISVPHKAELFKGFLPSKIVFENEQAMFISLGILGATVMPHSLYLGSSLVKPRLNEYDLKKYGKLGSSPSVSAIKYTLNYSYAELIISLFIIATFVNSAILIVAAASLYGQPEADDADLTSIYNLLTYYISPAAGLIFAFAMLFSGQSAGVICTMAGQIVSEGFLKWTLKPWVTRLVTRLIAIIPCFLVTIFLGDRGISDMLNLSQVILSLILPIVSAPLIYFTSNSKIMTVIDSNDELDMSGEPNESTALNGSGAARVNYANGRLLTMVSSLVWIIISSLNCYLVISFMCGAEVHF; encoded by the coding sequence ATGGGTGCTTCTAATGTGCTTCAAATAGTGCGGAAGTTTGCCAGCTTCGTCGGACCGGGAGTCATGATCAGTGTGGCGTACATGGACCCCGGTAATTATTCCACGAGCGTATCAGGCGGTGCGCAATTTCGCTATAAGCTCCTTTTCGCAATTTTCGTCTCAAATATCTTTGCAGTGATCCTGCAGTGTTTGTGTGTGAAGCTAGGAACTGTTACTGGGCTCGATTTGGCCGAGAACTGCCGTCGTCACTTGCCTCGCAAGCTCAACTTGGTGATTTACTTTTTTGCAGAGTTGGCTATCATCGCAACAGATCTCGCGGAAGTGGTCGGCACAGCAGTTGCACTCCAgattttgttcaagataCCTCTGCTGTGGGGTGTTCTGCTTACAGTACTGGACGTCCTGGCGATTTTGATTTTCTACCGGCCAGAGGAACACTCCATGAAGCAAGTGCGCTTTTTCGAAATGTTCGTCACTACGCTTGTATCTGCAACCGTCATATGCTTTCTGCtggagctcttcaagatctcagTCCCACATAAAGCAGAGCTATTTAAGGGGTTTTTGCCTTCCAAGATCGTTTTCGAGAACGAACAAGCCATGTTTATTTCGTTAGGAATACTTGGGGCTACTGTGATGCCCCACTCGCTATACCTTGGTTCTTCTCTTGTAAAGCCCAGACTTAACGAGTATGATCTGAAAAAGTACGGTAAACTCGGGAGCTCGCCCTCTGTTAGCGCCATCAAGTACACACTGAACTACTCATATGCTGAGCTCATCATTTCGCTTTTCATTATCGCCACGTTTGTGAACTCAGCAATCTTAATAGTTGCTGCTGCGTCTTTGTATGGACAGCCAGAAGCTGACGACGCAGACCTGACATCCATCTACAACCTGCTAACTTATTATATTTCGCCAGCTGCTGGCTTAATATTTGCTTTTGCCATGTTGTTTTCAGGACAGTCAGCGGGCGTTATTTGTACTATGGCTGGCCAAATCGTGTCAGAAGGATTTTTAAAGTGGACTTTGAAGCCCTGGGTCACACGGTTGGTGACAAGATTGATCGCTATCATCCCTTGTTTCTTGGTGACGATATTCTTGGGCGACCGGGGAATTTCTGATATGCTGAATTTGAGTCAAGTGATCCTATCTTTGATTTTACCGATTGTATCGGCTCCTTTAATTTATTTCACCTCTAACAGCAAAATCATGACAGTAATTGACTCAAACGATGAACTTGACATGTCGGGGGAGCCAAATGAGTCCACTGCTTTGAATGGAAGCGGAGCAGCGAGAGTCAACTACGCGAACGGCAGGTTACTTACGATGGTCTCGTCATTAGTATGGATTATCATCAGTTCTCTCAACTGTTATCTCGTCATCTCATTTATGTGCGGAGCTGAGGTGcacttttga